The DNA window ATGAAGTAAAAAAGGAGCGACAATATGCCAAAGAAGGAAATCATCACCGCGCCCGGCCTGCCGGCATCCAAGGTCACCTCCCATGCCGTCAAGTTCGGCAACGTGGTCTATGTGTCAGGCCGCAGCGGCCGCGACCCCAAGACAGGCCAGTACAGCGCCGACATTAAGATTCAGACTAGGCAGACCCTGGATGACATAAAGAAGGCATTGGAAGCGGCAGGCGCCTCCTTCGACAACGTGCTGTCCAACACCATCCACATCACCGATTCCAAGAACTTCGCGGCCTTTAACGAGGTCTACCTGGAATACTTTCCCAAGGACAAGCCGGCGAGGACTACCGTCCAGGCGGGGATGATGAGCCAGGGATCGCTGATAGAGATAACCACCATCGCCGGCATACCCTCCTAACAGCCAAAATAAAAAGACGCCCCGAATTAATTCGGGGCGTCTTTTTACGTGACGGCTAGGAAGAATGTCTTAGGGTCTGGAGCATCTCGTAGTGGCCCAGTTCGGCGCGGCCCGCGATCTCCAGGCATCGGTCAGGGTTGGGAGGCATAAGAGTGCCGGTGCGGGCGTCGCGGAAGTGGCGCTCCAGGGGGTAACGCTTGTGGGCCAGCCGCCCTCCGCAGGCCTGAAGAG is part of the SAR202 cluster bacterium genome and encodes:
- a CDS encoding RidA family protein — translated: MPKKEIITAPGLPASKVTSHAVKFGNVVYVSGRSGRDPKTGQYSADIKIQTRQTLDDIKKALEAAGASFDNVLSNTIHITDSKNFAAFNEVYLEYFPKDKPARTTVQAGMMSQGSLIEITTIAGIPS